DNA sequence from the Pirellulales bacterium genome:
ACTATCGTACCTGGCTCGCGCTGGTGCTCTCATGGCTCGGCCTCCTGAAAACGAGATGTTGCCCCAACCCAATTGTATCCAGACGGCCCAGGTTCCATGATGCTAGCGTTTAACAAACACCTTCTCAATCTCCTGGAGCTGCTCATGATTGCCGTCCTAGGCCGACTTTCTGGCGGTCAAAACCTGTCCCAGCAGGAAATGACCTCAACGATGGATGCCGTGATGCGCGGCGAACTGCCCGACGAGCAAATCGCCCTGCTGCTGATGGCGTTGCGATCAAAAGGGGAAACGGTCGAGGAGTTGGCGGGGGCAGCAGTTTCGCTCCGCAGATACATGACGCGGATTCGCTCGTCTCACGAAATTGTGATCGACACCTGCGGCACTGGCGGCGTGGGGTCGAAGCTGTTCAACATCAGCACTGCGGCGGCGCTGGTCGTTGCCGCCGCGGGTGTGCCGGTCGCAAAACACGGGAACCGCGCGGTGACAAGTCGAAGCGGATCGGCTGACGTTCTAACGGCATTGGGCGTAAATATTGCGGCGGATGTGGCGACGGTGGAGCGCTGCCTGCACGAACTTGGCATCTGCTTTTGCTTTGCGCCGATGATGCACCCGTCGATGAAACGTGTGGGAGAAGTGCGGCGGCGACTTGGCGTGCCGACGATCTTCAATCTGTTAGGCCCTCTGTGCAATCCGGCTGGCGCTCCGTTTCAGCTACTGGGTGTTGGAAAACCGGAACTTCGCCAGACGTTGGCGCAAGCGTTGGCATTGCTGGGAACAAAGCGCTCCGCGGTTGTCAGCGGCGAGGGAAATTTGGGAGAAGTGACCATTGCCGGTACGACATGGGTCGCAGAAGTGACCGAAAGCGGAGAGAAGGAGCATCGTTGGACCGCAGCCGACTTTGGTTTGTCTGCATCCAACACCCTCGACGAATTGGCTGTGGAAGACGCCCAGCAAAGCGCGGCGATTATCCGACGCGTGCTGTCTGGCGACCGAGGGGTGGCACGCGACATTGTTGTCGCCAATGCCGCCGCCGCTTTGTGGGTGGTAGGAAAGCAATGCTCACTGTCCGCCAATGCGCAGCTAGCCCAGCACGCCATTGACAGCGGTGCTGCCCAAGACTTACTCCAGCAGCTAGCTCGAATAACATCGATGAAACCATGAATGGTCAACCGCAGCACGGCCACGAGAACGAGCGTCACGAACATAGTGCCCGTCGCGCTGGAACCAAAGTGCGCGACCCGGTGTGCGGCATGTCGATCGACCCGGCGAATTCCGCCGGATCGTGGCAGTATCGTGACACGACATATTATTTTTGCAACCTTGGCTGCCTGAAGAAGTTCCAGGCAAATCCCGACGCATATCTGCAACCTGCATCAGCAAGTTCACCGGTCGTGGCGTTAGGGGTCATCCAGCCCGGCGCACGACACGATCATCAACCGCCATTGACCGCGATTCTCCCTCCGCCTTCCGCGAGCGATGCTGGAAAGATCCCGCCAACCCGAAAGCCCTCGGATGTCAATGG
Encoded proteins:
- the trpD gene encoding anthranilate phosphoribosyltransferase yields the protein MIAVLGRLSGGQNLSQQEMTSTMDAVMRGELPDEQIALLLMALRSKGETVEELAGAAVSLRRYMTRIRSSHEIVIDTCGTGGVGSKLFNISTAAALVVAAAGVPVAKHGNRAVTSRSGSADVLTALGVNIAADVATVERCLHELGICFCFAPMMHPSMKRVGEVRRRLGVPTIFNLLGPLCNPAGAPFQLLGVGKPELRQTLAQALALLGTKRSAVVSGEGNLGEVTIAGTTWVAEVTESGEKEHRWTAADFGLSASNTLDELAVEDAQQSAAIIRRVLSGDRGVARDIVVANAAAALWVVGKQCSLSANAQLAQHAIDSGAAQDLLQQLARITSMKP